One genomic region from Rosa rugosa chromosome 1, drRosRugo1.1, whole genome shotgun sequence encodes:
- the LOC133732517 gene encoding protein FAR1-RELATED SEQUENCE 5-like, whose amino-acid sequence MGLSSFWLMDNANCTSLGNQPTSNTKDLQGKEQCDHSHCEPTDDLHVVNENNEEAIEEVILGKEFMDVESASKFYNNYGGKHGFNVRIRNSRKNIENFVTWVRYCCSKEGFRIKDKRRTNASYSQPVTRCGCQAHLTIQLQKNGNFKVVSFEKNHNHPLISTPMKHLLKVNRNISEAQKAHADDAECSGFSIKATVELMSREVGGPEYLGFSHKDYMNYIHRKRMSKMEKGDAGAILQYFQKMQSENSSYFYSIQLDEDDMITNIFWADARSVSDYSLFGDVLCFDTTYRTNEYGRPFAPFVGVNHHKQTTLFGAALLYDETTESFRWLFETFLSTMSGKQPFTILTDQSAAMAKAIKDVFPQATHRLCVWHLYQNAAKNLSHVFHGSSEFVEDFSNCMYDYEFEHEWLLAWNDMLEKYSLKENKWLNNLFELREKWALVYGRHTFTADMKSTQRSECMNNVLKKYLRPEHNLLRFFEHYERVLADRRYEELIAEYKMLQTTPVLAVSAHMLQHAAEVYTPKVFLLFQKEFVRIHNYSTYKVGKSGSTSEYIVSYSSEHNEHLVRYEDSTQNVDCSCKKFTFVGILCVHALKVLDKKNVKTIPPQYILKRWTREAKIMSITSYHGNEVHGNPKESIGKRYGYLCRTSRDILIVAADDEELTRYAHELKRLRE is encoded by the exons ATGGGTTTGTCCTCTTTTTG GTTAATGGATAATGCAAACTGTACAAGCTTGGGCAATCAGCCAACAAGTAATACCAAAGACTTACAAGGTAAAGAGCAGTGTGATCATTCTCATTGTGAACCTACTGATGATTTGCATGTAGTGAATGAAAATAATGAAGAGGCAATTGAAGAGGTCATTCTTGGAAAAGAGTTTATGGATGTTGAGAGTGCATCTAAGTTTTATAACAATTATGGTGGCAAACATGGATTCAATGTGAGGATAAGAAACAGTAGGAAAAACATTGAGAATTTTGTGACATGGGTACGTtattgttgttcaaaagaaggtttcaGGATAAAGGACAAGCGTCGTACAAATGCATCTTATTCTCAACCAGTTACAAGATGTGGTTGTCAAGCTCATCTGACCATCCAACTGCAGAAGAATGGAAATTTCAAGGTTGTCTCATTTGAGAAAAATCATAATCATCCTTTGATTAGTACTCCAATGAAGCATTTGCTTAAAGTCAATAGAAATATATCTGAGGCACAAAAAGCACATGCAGATGATGCTGAATGTTCTGGTTTCTCCATAAAAGCAACTGTGGAGCTGATGAGTAGAGAAGTAGGAGGGCCAGAGTATCTTGGATTTTCACACAAGGATTACATGAATTACATACATAGAAAGCGAATGTCTAAAATGGAAAAGGGAGATGCAGGTGCTATATTACAGTACTTTCAGAAGATGCAATCTGAGAATTCGTCATATTTTTATTCAATCCAACTTGATGAGGATGATATGATCACCAATATATTTTGGGCTGATGCTCGATCGGTAAGTGATTATAGTCTTTTTGGAGATGTGCTTTGTTTTGATACAACGTACAGAACAAACGAATATGGTCGACCATTTGCACCGTTTGTTGGGGTTAATCATCATAAGCAAACAACACTATTTGGTGCAGCTTTGTTATATGATGAAACAACAGAGTCTTTTAGGTGGTTATTTGAGACATTCCTCTCTACTATGTCTGGTAAGCAACCATTTACCATTCTCACTGATCAGTCTGCTGCCATGGCTAAAGCAATAAAAGATGTTTTTCCCCAAGCTACTCATCGCTTATGTGTTTGGCATCTTTATCAAAATGCTGCTAAGAATCTAAGTCATGTCTTTCATGGATCTTCAGAATTTGTTGAAGATTTTAGCAATTGTATGTATGACTATGAGTTTGAGCATGAGTGGCTATTAGCATGGAATGATATGCTTGAGAAATATAGCCTCAAGGAAAACAAGTGGCTGAATAATTTATTTGAATTGCGAGAAAAATGGGCGTTGGTGTATGGGAGACATACTTTCACCGCGGATATGAAAAGCACACAACGTAGTGAATGCATGAATAATGTGCTTAAGAAATATTTGAGGCCGGAGCATAATCTTTTGCGGTTTTTTGAACATTATGAAAGAGTTTTAGCTGATCGAAGATATGAAGAGTTGATTGCTGAATACAAGATGCTACAAACAACTCCTGTCTTAGCAGTAAGTGCACATATGCTGCAACATGCAGCAGAGGTCTATACTCCAAAGGTTTTCTTGCTGTTTCAAAAAGAATTTGTGAGAATTCATAATTATAGTACTTACAAGGTTGGCAAGTCTGGGTCGACATCAGAGTATATAGTATCATATAGTTCTGAACATAATGAGCACTTGGTCAGATATGAAGATTCAACACAAAATGTTGATTGTAGTTGTAAAAAGTTTACTTTTGTTGGGATTCTGTGTGTTCATGCACTAAAAGTGCTTGACAAGAAGAATGTGAAGACGATTCCACCGCAATACATTTTAAAGCGATGGACAAGAGAAGCAAAAATTATGAGTATTACTAGTTATCATGGAAATGAGGTTCACGGCAATCCTAAGGAATCGATCGGCAAACGGTATGGCTACTTGTGCCGCACTTCTCGTGATATTTTAATTGTTGCAGCAGATGATGAAGAGTTAACAAGATATGCACATGAAT TGAAGAGGTTGAGGGAATAG